In Prevotella sp. HUN102, the genomic window TGCTGGCAAGCGCGCTCATTATGTCGCTGCAGATGCGCCATCTCACACAGGCACCACTGGGCTTTGAGACGCAGAACCTCATCTGTCTGACACAATACCACGCCTTCTCGGGCAAGGACTACCGCCTGTTCGTGGAACGGCTGAGGAAACTTCCCGCCGTATCGATGTTTTCGGCGTCGAGGGGCACACCACAGGACGGAGGAAACAACTACACCATTGTGGAGAAAGACAAGTCGTATCCCTTCCAGCTCATCACGGCCGATGCGGACTTTATGAAGATATACGGACTCTCGCTGAAGAACGACCTGCACGTAAACCACTGTCCGAAAGTCTTTGCCAACGCTGCCGCCCTGCAGGCTTTACGTATGAATCCGTCCGACCGGCACCTCAGCAGATACTACAAGGAGTACGGATTTACCGATTCCGCCGGGAGAGAGGCATTCGGCGGAACGCTCAGCGACCTGCATCTGGTGAACATTCTCTCGGATTCCCACAAGCCCTTGCTGCTGAGAATTGAAGACAGGGTGGACAGTCCGTGGTCGCTCACGATCCAAGTGAAGGGCGATCCGGCAGAGGCATACGGAGAAATACGGAAGCTTTTCGCGGAAGTATTCCACGAGGAACTGGACGAGAGCCATCCGTTCGTGGACAAATGCATAGAGCAGCAGTTTGAGAAAGAGCTGCGCACGGCGCACGTCGTGTCCCTCTTCTCGCTCATCGCCATCCTCATATCGATGCTCGGACTGGTGGCAATGTCCACCTACTTCATCCAGCAGCGCAACAAGGAAATCGCGCTCCGCAAGGTCTTCGGCTCAACGGGCAACCAGATACGCCGGAAACTCATCCGGACGTTCCTTGGCTACGTGGGCATAGCCTTCCTCATCGGCGCGCCGCTCTCGTGGTTCCTCATTTCGGACTGGATCAGCGCATACAGCTACCGTATCGTCTGGTGGCCGTGGATCATCGTTTCGGGCATCCTCGTCGTGCTCATAGCCATCGGCTCGGTGGCGGTGCAGAGCTACGTGGCAAGCAATGAAAATCCGGTAAAACACTTAAAACAAGAATAATGATGAAAAAAACAGTTTTGACAATGGCGGCAACGGCAGTTCTCTGCCTGTCGTCGTGCATAGTAATCGAAAGAGCCGACCGTGAATCGGAAGTGAGAGTGCGGAAGGAATACAGCATCGAGGGCTTCAGCGCGATAGAAGCCTCGGCGATGGTAGACGTGAAATTCGTGCAGACACGAGGCAGGGAATATGCCGTGAGAGCCGAAGGACCCGAAAACATCGTCGCCCTGCTCTCCGTCCGCAAGGAAGACGGCGTGCTGAAGGTGGGGCTGAAGAAGCATTCCTACGTTACGCTCAGCAACACGAGCCTGAACATTACCGTCTTTGCGCCCGAAATGACGGGGCTGAAGGCCAGCGGCTCGAGCGAGATTGAGGTGGAATCGCTCCACGCTCCGAACCTCGTGATAGAAACCTCGGGATCGGGCGAAGTGGAGATAAAGCAGCTCGATACCGACAGGCTCAGCGTGGTTTCGCACGGAGCGTCGGACGTGAAACTCGCCGGCAGGGCGCATTCTGCCTCCTTCAGCAGTTCAGGCTCGTCGGCCATCAAGGCGGCCGACCTTGAGGCAGCCGACGTGGAAGTGAAGGCTTCCGGCTCGTCGGACATCCAATGCCACGCCACGAAGACCATCCGGGGCAGCGCAAGCGGCTCGAGCGACATCAAGTACAAGGGCAGCCCCGCCGTGAAGGACTTCGGAAAGACAGGCTCTTCCGAGATAAGCAGAATAGGGTAGGACGATGCGCGAATTGCAATCGTGCGAAGATTGCATTCCATTCTTCGCACGTTTGCAACCCGTTTCTGCGAAGATTGCGGCGCATTCTTCGCAAGATTGGAAGCAGAGATTTCTGTCCCTGATTTTCAATGGTTTACAAACCTTAAAATATTAAACACAACGAAAAAATACGTGTTATGCAAATAATGAAATCAATTGTCAGCGCGGTGCGCAACCTTCCACGCAGAGGGCAGCACAACGTAGTGAAGATTCTCTGTCTGACGCTCGGACTTGCCGTCAGCGCAGTGATTATTGCCGAAATCTATTACGAGCAGACCTACAACCAGTCGTTCCCCGACTACGGGCGCATCTGCCGTGTCAGCGAAGGCTTTCAGATGAAGGAACAGGAATATATGGAGGCCGACCAGACGCCGGGTGGCGTGGCTCCGCTGATGCAGAAGACCATTCCGCAGGTGGAGCTCGCCACACGTGTGAATCCACTGACCACCGGCGAGGTGGAAACCACCGACAGGAAACGGCTCAAGGCCAACATCTGGCTCGCCGACAGTTGTTTCTTCAGAATGTTTCCCGCACGCATCATTGCCGGCGATGCCGAAAAGGCACTTCGTGAGCCGTTCCATTGCGCCGTAACACGGTCGTTTGCCGAACGGATGGGGGGCGACGTGCTTGGAAAGCAGCTCAGCCCGCTCGAGGTGGCAGGGCTGAAGTTTACCATTGCGTGCGTCTACGAGGACTATCCTTACAACTCTTCTTTCCACGGGTACGACGTCATCGGCGCGCTCAACTCGCAGAGATTCTTCGGTTTCGACGGCTCGTCGAATCTCTTGGGCAACGACCGGTACCACAGCTACGTGAAACTGCGCCCCGGCGCAGACCCCGAGGCACTCCGTCCGCTCATCGGGAATATGATGAAGACGCACTTCCCGATCAAGGAGATGGAGCAGGCGGGCGTGAAGCTCGACTTTATGCTCACGCCCGTGTCGCGCCATTTCACGGAGAAACAGAACGTGAAGCAGATGTTCTGGATTCTCTCGCTCCTCGCCTTCGTCATTCTCTCGGCCTCGGTGCTCAACTATGTGCTCATCGTGGTGGGCAATATGATGAGCCGTGCCCGCGAAATGGCAGTCAGGAAATGCTACGGCGCAGCCCGTTCCGACCTGTTCAGCATCACCTTCGGCGAGGCACTGGTGCACCTTCTGCTCGCCGTCGCACTGGCATCCGTCCTCCTTTTCGCCGCCAAGGGCAGCATCGAGCAGATGCTCTCGGCACCGCTGGGCGTGCTGATGTTCAACCGCGGCGCATGGATACTGGTGGCTGTCGCGCTGATTGTGCTCCTCATCGGAGGCATCGTGCCCGGCATTCTCTTCAACCGTATGCCCGTAGCCATCGCCTTCAGGGGCTATGCGGAGGCGCGCCATCGGTGGAAGGTGCTGCTCTTGGGCGTGGAGTTCGCAATGGTCAGCTTCCTTCTGGGCTTGCTCTGCGTGGTCAGTATGCAGTACAACCACACCCTTAACTTCGACTTGGGCTATCGGTGCGGCGGCATTGCCGTGGTGGAAATGGAGGAACTGTCGCCCGGCGAGCGCGAAACGGCTGTGAACGAGCTGCGCAATATGGGGATAGTGGAGGAGATTTCGGCGTGCAACATCCTGCCGTTCTACGGATGCAGCGGCAACAATGTTACCGTGCCCGGCGAGCAGGAGCAGCTCTTCAACATTGCCGACCTCTATTCCGTGGCCGACAACTACTTCCCGATGCTCGGCATTCCCGTCATTGCCGGAAAGACTTTCGACCACCATTCCGACAGTCTGCGGCAGGTAATGGTAAGCGAGAGCTTCGCCAAGAAGATGCTCCGGCTCCGTGGATGGAAAGACGTGGTGGGCAGGAAAATCATCATTTCCGAGCATAGCGGTAGCGAGAACAAAGACGCCATTACGATTGTCGGCGTTTACAGGGACATACACTTGGGCGATGCGCAGAGCAACGACCTCGACAGACCGTCCGTAATCTCCTATCGCCGGGCGTCGGATGCGATGAACAACTATCTCCTCGTCAAACTCTCCGCCTTCAGTCCTGAAAACCTGAGCGAGGTTCAGAGCCGATTGCAGCGTCTTCTGCCCCACAAAACCATCATAGTGAAGAGTCTGGAGAACGAGAAGAACCTGCAATACACATCGACGAAGAGCTTCAGAAACGGCGTGATGGTGGCGAGCCTCGTTACGCTCCTCATTGCCCTGATGGGGCTTGTGGGCTACGTGAACGACGAAGTGAACCGCCGGCACAAGGAGATTGCCATACGCAAGGTGAACGGTGCACGCATTCAGGACATCATCCGGCTCTTCCAGCGGGGCATAATGCTCACGGCAGTCCCTGCGGCCGTCGTAGGTGCGCTCGCCTCCTACTTCGTCTCTGCCTACTGGCTCCAGCTCTACGGCAACCGAATCACGCTCTCCCCGTGGCTCTTCCTCCTTACCGTCGTCTGCGTGCTGCTCATCGTGGCAACCATTGTGGCGGTGAACTGCCGACGGGTGGCGAACGACAATCCTGTGAACTTTCTTAAATGTGAGATGTGAAATGGGAAAGGTTAAATGTGAGATGTGAGACGGAAAATGTGAGATGTGAGATGTGAAAAGGGAAATGTAAGATAGTCTCTCGAGCTATTGTCTTAACTCCTTTAACTTCTTTCACTCCCTTAACTCCCTAAAATGTGAAATGTGAAATTGAAAATGTGAAAAGGAAAATGTGAGATGTGATAATATGCAAGCCCTTGCAGCTCGAACTGTTGTCTTTAACTCCTTTAACTTCTTTCACTCCCTTAACTCCTAAACCCCCTCCCTTAACTCCTCAAGTCCCTCCCTTAACTCCTCAAAATAAAAAAAATATACCAACTATGATCAAAGTAGAAAATCTTAGCAAGTCATTCCGCACAGAAGAGGTGGAGACGATTGCACTTAACAACGTAAGTTTCAATGTAGAAGACGGCGAATTTGTAGCCATTATGGGTCCTTCGGGCTGTGGCAAGTCTACGCTGCTCAACATTCTGGGTCTGCTCGACAATCCAACGGGTGGCAAGTATGTACTGGGCGACAAAGTAGTGTCCGACCTCAAGGAAAAGGAACGCACCGACGTGCGCAAGGGCGAGATAGGTTTCGTCTTCCAGAGTTTCAACCTCATCGACGAACTCAACGTGGAGGAGAACATCGAACTCCCCCTTACCTATCTCAATATGCCCAAGGCAGAGCGCAAGGAAAAGGTGCGCGAGATAATGAAACGGATGAGTATCACCCACCGTGCCAAGCACTTCCCCCACCAGCTCAGCGGCGGACAGCAGCAGCGCGTGGCGATTGCGCGTGCCGTGGTCTTCGGTCCCAAGCTCATTCTCGCCGATGAGCCTACCGGTAACCTCGATTCCAAGAACGGCGCGGAAGTGATGAATCTCCTGAAGGAACTCAATCAGGAGGGCACAACCATCGTGATGGTAACCCACAACGAGCACGATGCCAACATAGCCCACCGCATCATCCGCCTCTTCGATGGTGCCATCGTGAAGGAATAGTAGCGTGGTCGCGAAGGAATAGTGGTGTGGTCGCTCGCAGATCTTGCGAACCCCACAAATTAAATCAGCGCAATCTGCGCCATCTGCGAGAGCCATTTCTCGCAAATTTCGCCGATTACGCTGATTCATTTTTATCCTTCTGTGCCGCTTATGAAGTAATCGCTCGCCGATTTCGCAAATCCCTCAAATAAAATCAGCGTAATCTGCGCTATCTGCGAGAGACTTTTTCTCGCAAATTTCGCCGATTACGCTGATTCATTTTTATCTTTCTGTGCTGCTTATAGGGTAATCTCTCGTTGATTTCGCGAATCAGGAATCTCTCACAGATGGCACAGGCGCACAGATTTCAAGTTAATAGTATGCTGCCACAGAGAAAACGAAGTTTTCAATGATGGCACAGATTTCTGCCGCCATAAAACTTCTTTGCCACATTTTGCCCAAAGACTCTGTGCCATCCTTGGAGACCTGCCTCCTCTGTGAGAAAAAACAATATCTGTGCCTCTGTGCAATCTGTGAGCGATAAAAACATCCCTCCCGCCGATAACGTAAATCCTGCAAATGAAATGAAAAACGAATCAGCGTAATCTGCGCCATCTGCGAGAAACAATCCTCACGAAAATCCACCGATTTATAATCTGCAAGAGAAGTTCGGGAGGCGTTGAGGCTGATTTATCCCTTGAGGGCGAGGTTGTAGTTGTAGTACTTTGTCTGCCCCGTGATGTCTTCAATCACTTCGATGAACGGAGGGAAGTTCACGTCTTCGTTTTCAACGATGCCCTTCGTTTCGAGAATCTGCAAGTCTTTCATCGGCTCAATGTAGGTGTCGAGCTCGAAGAACTGGCCCTGCCAGATGAAGGTCTGGCGCGTCTTGCGTATGGTCTGGCGATAGGGGTCGGCCTGACGGAGGAGCGACTCGTAGAGATTGTTGTCTATCTGACGCTCGGTCTCCACCTGATCGTTGTTGCGGAGCGTCTTCTTCGTGGTGCGCACGTTCACGGATATGCCGTTCAGTGTGCGGCGGCGCAGGCGCACCTCGCTCTTGGGCTCGGATGTAAGATAGGTCTGGGTAATTCTGCTGGTTATCGCACCGGGGATTTCGCCCGTCAGACGGACGATGTACTTGCGCTCCTCGACGGCCTGACGGGGGATTTCCAACACGTCGGAGATTTCCTGAAGCACACGTTCGAGCTTGGTTTCAAACTTCTCGTGGTTGTTGATGACGCGCAGACGGGGATGACCGGACCATGCGTGAATCACTTTCTTGTCGAGTTCGCGTGCCAGTTCCAGTCCCTCGGTGCGCTCCTTGTTGGTTTCAGTCGTATAGAACTGCTCTGCGCCGTCGGCGGCACTCACTAAGTGGAGCACGGCATCGTATCGGGAGCGCAGGGATTCCGTGTTGGTGCCCACCGAGGAAGTGATTTCCTCCCATAGCTCGGGCTTCATATAGGCCGATATGTCGAGTGTGCCGCGGTCGCAGACCACGAGTACGGGCTGCGCTATCGTCTCGGCCATCCGCTGGAAACGGTCTTCCAACGCCATCTGCATCTCAAGGGTGGCCTTCTCTCCCTCGTAGAAGAAAGCCCTGTTGTCCGTGAGATAGTCCATACCTGCCTGAAGAAAGATGGTGGGCAGTTCAGGAATGATGAACACCTTATAGCCGAGGCTGGAGAAGTGTTCCATAATTTTCACCAATGCAGTGGTTTTTCCTGCACAAGGTCCGCCTGTCAGTACGATTCGTTTCATTTGAATGTCTTCCGAAACCCCTCCAAACAAAGAGGGAATGTATTAATGAAAAGTAAGTTGTGCGCCCCTGTATCGTTCCGATTTTCGCCCTGAAAGGGGGAAGGGTACTTTAACTAAAAAAATCCCCATCACCATTCCGGTGAAAGGGATTGTTGTTATAATTATGCTTTACAGTGCAAAATTCAACATTTTGATTTTCCACAGGGGAAAACGGGATTATTCTGCTGCCGGAGCTTCCTCTTCAGCAGCCGGTGCTTCAGCTACGGGAGCTTCAGCAACTTCCTCTGCCTTTGGCTCTGGCTGGTTCTCTGCAACTACTGTTACAGGGAGCTTAACTTCCACTTCCTTGAAGAAGTGTACAGTAGCCTCGAATGTACCCACCTTCTTGATGTCGCGCATTGTGATGATCTTGCGATCAACCTCGATGCCCTTCTTAGCCAATTCTTCAGCAACGATGGCAGCGTTTACCGAACCGTATGTTGCGCCGGTAGCCGATACCTTTGCAGCGATTACGAGTTCCACGCCCTCGAGCTGTGCGGCACGCTTTTCAGCCTCGCTCTTCTTTGCGGCAATCTTTGCAGCCTGCTGACGGAGGTCTTCTGCCAACTGCTTCTTTGCAGATGCAGATGCGATAACGCCCTTGCCTGTCGGGATGAGGTAGTTGCGGCCGTAGCCGTTCTTAACGTTCACGATTTCGTTCTTGTAGCCAAGACCGATGATATCTTCCTTAAGTATAATTTCCATATCTTTAGCCTCCTTTTTTATTTCATCAAATCGGTTACGTATGGAAGCAGTGCAATCTGGCGGGCACGCTTAACAGCCTGTGCCACACGACGCTGATACTTCAGGGATGTTCCGGTAATACGACGTGGAAGAATCTTGCCCTGTTCGTTCAAGAACTTCTTGAGGAACTCGCCGTCCTTGTAGTCGATGTACTTGATACCGCTCTTCTTGAAACGACAGTACTTCTTCTTCTTCGTGTCGATAGACGGTGCGGTCAGATAACGGATTTCTGTAATGTTCTGCTCTGCCATAATTAAGCCTCCTTTTTAGATGCCCATTTAGCACGACGCTTCTCAGCATAGGCTGCTGAATACTTGTCCTGCTTAACGGTAATGAAACGAATAACTCTCTCGTCGCGGCGGAAGCCTGTCTCGAGAGTGTTGATAACTGATGGCTCTGCGTTGAACTCCAGCAGTGCGTAGAAGCCTGAAGACTTCTTCTGGATGTTGTAAGCCAACTTCTTCAAACCCCAGATCTCTTCGTTCAAGATTTCAGCACCGTTGTCGGTGAGCAGTGTCTTGAATTTAGCGACCGCTTCCTTCATCTGTTCATCAGACAAAACGGGAGTCAAAATGAAAACGGTTTCGTATTGATTCATACTACGTTATAAATAAATAATTAAAAATATTAAGCATCTGCTTTCGCATAATGCGGTGCAAAAGTACCACTTTTTTATCAACTGACCAAATATTTTCCACAACTTTCTCCGGAAAACATATCCGTTGTGCTCATCATTGGCGAGATTAGGAATGGATATTTGATACAATTCCCAGTCTATGGGGCGATTCCGCAAGTGATACAAGGGAAGTCTTAATCCGGAATCTGGAAAAATTTGGATAGAATTTTACCGATTGGAGTCACGCTCCAATCGGTAATCAGGGATTTATTCGACAACCACCTTCTTGGTAGTGTTGCCGGAGCTGATCACGTAGATGCCGGGGGCGAGCTGCGACTTGAGGTCGCCGAAGGTTACGTTGTAGGTTGTGAGCACCTGCTTGCCGGTAATGTCGAATACGGTGGCAACGGCACCGAGGTTCTCATCGGCGTTGAGGCTTTCAATTCCGGTAGCTTCCGTGTTGTTCACGCTGAGCGCGATGTACTTGTCGGCAGCACCGCGGGATGCA contains:
- a CDS encoding ABC transporter ATP-binding protein, which gives rise to MIKVENLSKSFRTEEVETIALNNVSFNVEDGEFVAIMGPSGCGKSTLLNILGLLDNPTGGKYVLGDKVVSDLKEKERTDVRKGEIGFVFQSFNLIDELNVEENIELPLTYLNMPKAERKEKVREIMKRMSITHRAKHFPHQLSGGQQQRVAIARAVVFGPKLILADEPTGNLDSKNGAEVMNLLKELNQEGTTIVMVTHNEHDANIAHRIIRLFDGAIVKE
- a CDS encoding ABC transporter permease, with translation MKSIVSAVRNLPRRGQHNVVKILCLTLGLAVSAVIIAEIYYEQTYNQSFPDYGRICRVSEGFQMKEQEYMEADQTPGGVAPLMQKTIPQVELATRVNPLTTGEVETTDRKRLKANIWLADSCFFRMFPARIIAGDAEKALREPFHCAVTRSFAERMGGDVLGKQLSPLEVAGLKFTIACVYEDYPYNSSFHGYDVIGALNSQRFFGFDGSSNLLGNDRYHSYVKLRPGADPEALRPLIGNMMKTHFPIKEMEQAGVKLDFMLTPVSRHFTEKQNVKQMFWILSLLAFVILSASVLNYVLIVVGNMMSRAREMAVRKCYGAARSDLFSITFGEALVHLLLAVALASVLLFAAKGSIEQMLSAPLGVLMFNRGAWILVAVALIVLLIGGIVPGILFNRMPVAIAFRGYAEARHRWKVLLLGVEFAMVSFLLGLLCVVSMQYNHTLNFDLGYRCGGIAVVEMEELSPGERETAVNELRNMGIVEEISACNILPFYGCSGNNVTVPGEQEQLFNIADLYSVADNYFPMLGIPVIAGKTFDHHSDSLRQVMVSESFAKKMLRLRGWKDVVGRKIIISEHSGSENKDAITIVGVYRDIHLGDAQSNDLDRPSVISYRRASDAMNNYLLVKLSAFSPENLSEVQSRLQRLLPHKTIIVKSLENEKNLQYTSTKSFRNGVMVASLVTLLIALMGLVGYVNDEVNRRHKEIAIRKVNGARIQDIIRLFQRGIMLTAVPAAVVGALASYFVSAYWLQLYGNRITLSPWLFLLTVVCVLLIVATIVAVNCRRVANDNPVNFLKCEM
- a CDS encoding head GIN domain-containing protein, which codes for MMKKTVLTMAATAVLCLSSCIVIERADRESEVRVRKEYSIEGFSAIEASAMVDVKFVQTRGREYAVRAEGPENIVALLSVRKEDGVLKVGLKKHSYVTLSNTSLNITVFAPEMTGLKASGSSEIEVESLHAPNLVIETSGSGEVEIKQLDTDRLSVVSHGASDVKLAGRAHSASFSSSGSSAIKAADLEAADVEVKASGSSDIQCHATKTIRGSASGSSDIKYKGSPAVKDFGKTGSSEISRIG
- the rpsR gene encoding 30S ribosomal protein S18; the encoded protein is MAEQNITEIRYLTAPSIDTKKKKYCRFKKSGIKYIDYKDGEFLKKFLNEQGKILPRRITGTSLKYQRRVAQAVKRARQIALLPYVTDLMK
- a CDS encoding AAA family ATPase codes for the protein MKRIVLTGGPCAGKTTALVKIMEHFSSLGYKVFIIPELPTIFLQAGMDYLTDNRAFFYEGEKATLEMQMALEDRFQRMAETIAQPVLVVCDRGTLDISAYMKPELWEEITSSVGTNTESLRSRYDAVLHLVSAADGAEQFYTTETNKERTEGLELARELDKKVIHAWSGHPRLRVINNHEKFETKLERVLQEISDVLEIPRQAVEERKYIVRLTGEIPGAITSRITQTYLTSEPKSEVRLRRRTLNGISVNVRTTKKTLRNNDQVETERQIDNNLYESLLRQADPYRQTIRKTRQTFIWQGQFFELDTYIEPMKDLQILETKGIVENEDVNFPPFIEVIEDITGQTKYYNYNLALKG
- the rpsF gene encoding 30S ribosomal protein S6, whose amino-acid sequence is MNQYETVFILTPVLSDEQMKEAVAKFKTLLTDNGAEILNEEIWGLKKLAYNIQKKSSGFYALLEFNAEPSVINTLETGFRRDERVIRFITVKQDKYSAAYAEKRRAKWASKKEA
- the rplI gene encoding 50S ribosomal protein L9 — encoded protein: MEIILKEDIIGLGYKNEIVNVKNGYGRNYLIPTGKGVIASASAKKQLAEDLRQQAAKIAAKKSEAEKRAAQLEGVELVIAAKVSATGATYGSVNAAIVAEELAKKGIEVDRKIITMRDIKKVGTFEATVHFFKEVEVKLPVTVVAENQPEPKAEEVAEAPVAEAPAAEEEAPAAE